The window CTCGGCGCAAAACTGTCAACCAGCGGATAAGTGCCGTCTATGTAAAACGGCCCGGACACCGCAGTGCTGCCGGCTACACCGTAAGCGTTATAGGAACGCAGATGCAGATAGTATGTGCCATTGACATTTATCGTCGAAGTCAGTGTGGAAGACTCCCATATGGTTTCGTTGCCCGTGAAATCGTATGAAGGCGAATCCGACCACGCATACCGGTAATACTCCACGCCGCCCGCTCCGAACCCGGCGACGTTTGTGAATGTTATGGCCGTGCCGGTAGTGTACCACACGCCGGCGGTCTTGTTCGCCGTGACGTTGGGGGGGGCCGCGCCGGAATAGGTGGAAAGCAGGGACCCGTCCGTATAGCCGGCCTGGTTATACGCGCGTATCCTGCGGGTATAGAGCATGTTGGGCGAAAGCCCCACTTCAGTGTAACTGACGGTTCCGGCGGTTGTTGTGGCCAGATAGACCCCGGCAGACGAAAGCAGATTGAACCCCTGCTCCTGATACTGGCCGGAACTGTTATCGGTCCAGCTCCACTGGATAGTAGAAGACGACAGCGGCTGCCCGCTTGAAGGATCGGGCGTATGGGGCGGCGAAATGAAAGTGAAGGTCAGGCTACTGAAAGTCGGCGAATATCTGACATCGCTTTCCGACATATCCACTTTATACTGGTAAATCCTGCCCTGCACGGTTGAAGACGGTGCGGCGCCTTTTGACACCGTTACCCAAGTTGACTGGGTAACGTCCGTATCATCTGCGCGCACCGCAACGGTTAATGATGTGGACGAACCGACCACATCAGCCCAGTTCACCGTTTGAACCAGCGAGCCGGACGCACCGGTATCAATCTCCCGTGAAGAGAAAGAACCGCCCGGATAAAATTTGCCCTGCTCGCCGCCTAACGTGACGGACGGCGTTGTGGCATACTTGGTAACGTAAACCGGCCCGAACACCTGTGACGCGACTGCGGTTGTTGTGGAAATTTCGTCCATGAACATGTACAGATAAGTCAGCGATGTCGCCGCGCCGGAATATACCAGCGAATCGTTTATATAAAGTAGCGTCGCCGTGGAAAGCAGCATGATATCCACGCTCGCGGTTCCTGACACGTTGCCCGAAACCAGGTCGGCTCCGGCTCCGTAGCTGATGTTGCGCAACCCGTACCGGGGTATTTCGCCGTTCGATATGTAAAATTCAAGCGCCTTTGACGTGCTGTACGCGCTGGCGTTGTGTTCCTGCGACAGCATGAACGACGCACCCGTTTTTGCGTTGGAATTGGTTGCCACCGTGGTATGGAACCGATAGCCGGACAGCGTTCCCAGATCGTTATTAAGCCTGATTCCGGAGCGGGCGGGATTGGTAGGCCCTTCGCTTGGCGCGGCCAGTGTGAGTGTCAGTGTGCCGTTGCTTACCGCGGTCGCGGTAGACACCGCCGAATAGGCATACGAATAGGACCAGGTGCCGGTATCCAGCGAAGAACCGGGGAAAGCGTCAGCGAACACGAAAGTCGAGGTGGAGGAAACCGCCGTTGCCGACGCATACCCGTAATACGCGGTCAGCGTGACGCTGCCGCCGGCGGCAATAGAAGGCACCTTTACCCAGATTCTGGTGGCCGAAGTGTTAAGCCCGCTCTCAATCCAGTACGAAAGCGGCGTTGCCGAACCTGATACGACAAACCGCAAATCCGCGCCCGAACTGAGCATCCGTCCCTCGGAAATCGGCGTCAGCGTATCCAGCACCAGCAGAACCTGATAATTCGTAAGGGCGCTCGCGTAATTTGACGCGACGGTAATGTCGCGGCGGTAGCTGTAACTGCCCAGAGCCCAGGCCACGGATGTTGAAGGAGAGGAAATTGATGGAGCGCCGTAATTGTCAATCCGCACATAGGCGTTGGGGTCGGCGCCCGAAACGCGGGTCAGCGTAGCGGTGCCCAGATTGAGGTTTGCGGAACCGCTGTCGTTAATTGAGGCCGATGCGAAAAGTGCCGGAACAAAAAACGAAAAAAGCCCCGCCGCAAAAGCGGCGCGGGAGAAAATCGTTTTCATTTTTGATCCGCGCAATTTGTTCATATATTTAAAACATATTGCCTAATTGTACCGCAAAACCTAAAGCCGCCTTACCCCAAAACAAACCCCGCTCCCTTTATTTCCGGGAACCGGACTGCAGCTTTAAGCCGGCACAAATACTCGCTTTTCTATTGAACCTCCAAACTCTCGTTCGCCCGTACCGGCCACGAACGGATCTGAAAAAACAAACTCCCCACTCTATTGATTCACATAGTATACAATACAACGCCACGGCGCGCCATATCTTTTTTTGCCACTTTAGTCACACGCTTGTTCGCCCTGCATTCCAGTTCTTGCAGCTGTCACGGCCCGCGCAAATGCAAAGACTCTCCGGCGGCCAGACCACGCTCACCAAACAAAAATCTGAAGAAATGCAGAAACCGCGCGGCTATCCGGCCCGTCAGGCCGTTCCGCCTTCAGGAAAAGCCTGGCCCGCAAACCTGTAGCCGTGGCCGGGCACGGTTTCAACACAGCATGACAGCTTGCCCAGTTTTTTCCGCAGGTTTGAAATATGCATATCGAGCGCGCGGGTTCTAAGCCCTTCCGCGCCGCCCCATAAATGCCGCAGCAGGTACTGACGAGAAAGAGTCCGCCCTTTCTCCCGGCGCAGCAGGCCGAGAATTTCGAATTCCATTCTGGTCAGATTCAGCGGCTGTTCGCCCAGATACGCCTGCCGCCGGGCCTTCTTCATTCTCAGGGAATTGCCGTCAACGCCGCTCTCTGCGCAACGGTTGCGCCTGCGCAATAACGCGCGCACCCGCAAATTCAGCTCGCGCCGGTCAAAAGGCTTGAAAAGAAAATCGTCCGCGCCGCGCTCGAACGACTCCTGCATGCAGGAAAACCGCCCGTCGTCCGACAAGACCATGACCAGCGCGTCGCGCAGCTGAGGCTCCAGCCGGATAAGATCAAGAAAAAACAGCCCTGCCGTACCCGGCACCTGCAGATCCAGCACCAGCAAATCCGGCCTGAACGCCGCCAGCCGGTCCAGCTCTCTCTCGACCGTGATCATTCTCATGCACTCATAGCGCAGGCCTTTCATTGCCGAAAGTATTTCCTCCCCGGTATCCCGGTCGCATCCGACAAGAACTATGTTGTAATTCATCAGAAAACCTGCTGCCGGACAATGTTGATCTGGATGCGCCGGTTGCGGCTCATGTTCTCCGCCGAATCGTTCGGCACAAGCGGCCGGTATTCGCCGTATCCCACCCCGGACATCCGGGACGGATCAATCCCCTCGTCGTCGCCCAGATATTTGATAATGCTGTAGGCCCGGGCCATTGACAGAATCCAGTTCGATGCAAACGGGCATTTTCTGCCGGGCGGCATGTTGTCCGTATGCCCTTCCACAATAATATCGTTCGGCATTTCCTTGGCCACAATTGCGAACCCGTGCAGAACTTTTTTGGCGTCGTCGTTAAGCATGGCCTCGCAGGGCTGGAACATGATTTTGTCTTTCAGCGTGAGCTTTAAAAACCGCTCGTCGGAATCAATCTCCACCGCGCGGGTTGTGTCGGAAGAAACGAACGTGTCCTTAAGCGCCTCCAGCGATTCGTTCTCCTCGCGGCGCTTCTTCACCACCTGGGTTTCCTCTCCGCCGAACGCTTTCTGGATTTCCGACAGCGTTTCCTGCGCCTGCTCCTTTGCGACCGAACTCGACTGGCTCTGAATCGCGAACGCATACAGGAACAGGAAAAAAATCATGAGATAACTCATGAGATCGCCATATGTGATGGCCCACATTCCCTCGTTGCTTTCTTCCTGTTCCGGCTCTAAATGCATAAATTACGCGTTACGCGCCACCGCCTGCCTGATCATGCGCGATTTCAGAAACCCCACCATCTTCCGTTCGATTTCGCTGGGAGTCATGTTGGAATACGCAATAGTGAGCAGCGCTTCCATGATGATTTCTTTGGAAAGCAGTTCGAGATAGCTTCTGCTTTTGAGCTTGCCGCCCATAGGGTTGAAAAACAGGCCGGACAGCAAAATGCCGTAAAACACGGTTGACATGGCAACACCCATGTTCGCGCCTACGCGGCTGGGGTCGGAAATATTTCTGAGCACCGACACAATGCCGATAACCGTGCCCATCAGCCCCATCATGGGTGAAACCGAAGCCAGAGTCCGGAACACGCCAAGCACCTCGCGGTGCCGGCCCGCCATCTGTATCAGTTCCCGCTCGATAATGTTGCGCGCGGTTTCCTCGTCGGCGCTGGTCAGGCAGACGTGATAGGTGCGCAGGAAAAACCCGTCATCTTTGATAGCGGACACGTCCGACTCCAGCGAATCCATGCCGGACTGTCTCGCCTTCTTGCCCAGCTCCACGGCCAGCTCCACGGCTTTGTTCGCCGACAGCACCTTCGCCGGAAAAAAAATCCTCATGCCCGCGCGAAACACGTCAAAAAAAGCACCGGGCGGGCAATAAATCATCGTTGCGAATAGCGTGCCGCCTATGACAAGCACAATACCGTGGGCATTCAGAAAGGCGGATACGGACTCGCCTTCAATGATACCCCACGAATACATCCCCAGCCCGCAAATAATGCCCAGCAAAGCCATTACGTCCATGGAGCGCCTCCGTTAACGATATTAATATTATCAATGTTTCTGATCATTGTCAATCAATCGCCCGTGTGTATTCCCGCTTTGCAGAGCCTTTAGCACACTCCGCAATGGAATTGGCGGACTGTGCAGCCGCAACGTGAACCGGACACCGTACTTTTGCGCCAGCCACGCAGTCAGCGTAACGCCCGATGCACCGCGATAAAATTCAATGAAGCGAAAACTCCGTAAGATACGCTTACCGAGATCGCCGCGCCAAGCGCGCCCAGAGAAGGAGCAAGCAGCAGCATCAAAAAAACATCCGCCGCGATCGCCGCCAGCATGTTTACAGCCAGCAGGCCGGCCTGTCCGGTATAGCGCAGAAAAGACACCGAATATACCGTGAAAAGCGAAAACACCATGTATCCGCACATCACTCTGAGCACATTCGCGGATGCCGCGCCCGCTGCGCCGAACAGTGTGGACATAATGGCATCAGCAAAAATCAGCACCGCCCCGGCCAGCAGGCCCGAAATGACGGTATTCAGCTTCAGCAAAGAGTGCAGGAGTTTTTTCAGTTCAGCGCGGTTGGCATGGTCCAGCCTTGCGAACGCGGGCATGATACCCATGGAAATCGCCACCGCAAGATGCGGCGCCTTTACAAGCAGCTGCTTGGCCATCGAATACACTCCGACTTCATGATTGCCTTTTAGCATGCCCAGAATAACCGTGTCGGTTTCAGACAGCAGGGTATTGCTTATCTCGTAGACCAGCAGCGGCAGCGCGTAAACCGCCACCGATCCGGCGAACCCGGCGGAAAATTTCCACGGCTCTTTAATCCGTGCCCTGGCAAGCAGCAGCCCCGCCAGCACGGTCACAAGCAATGCCAGCGCGAAAGCCCACACAACAGGCAATAAACCGGCGAAAATACGCAATGCCGCGATCGTGAAAACAAGCTTCAGGCCGTATTCGAGCGTATTGATGATGAAATTGTTGCGGATCAGACGCAGCCCGATGAACACTTCCTTGAAAAACTCCGCGTGGCCCGCAAGAAAGATCGCCGGCGCGGCCGCCGCGATAAACGGCGCGAGATCCCTCCTGCCAAGCGCCGCCGCAAGCGGCCCCGCCAATACAAACCATGCCGCCATGAACGCCGCGCTCACGCAAAAACGCAATACC is drawn from Elusimicrobiaceae bacterium and contains these coding sequences:
- a CDS encoding DUF2341 domain-containing protein, whose protein sequence is MKTIFSRAAFAAGLFSFFVPALFASASINDSGSANLNLGTATLTRVSGADPNAYVRIDNYGAPSISSPSTSVAWALGSYSYRRDITVASNYASALTNYQVLLVLDTLTPISEGRMLSSGADLRFVVSGSATPLSYWIESGLNTSATRIWVKVPSIAAGGSVTLTAYYGYASATAVSSTSTFVFADAFPGSSLDTGTWSYSYAYSAVSTATAVSNGTLTLTLAAPSEGPTNPARSGIRLNNDLGTLSGYRFHTTVATNSNAKTGASFMLSQEHNASAYSTSKALEFYISNGEIPRYGLRNISYGAGADLVSGNVSGTASVDIMLLSTATLLYINDSLVYSGAATSLTYLYMFMDEISTTTAVASQVFGPVYVTKYATTPSVTLGGEQGKFYPGGSFSSREIDTGASGSLVQTVNWADVVGSSTSLTVAVRADDTDVTQSTWVTVSKGAAPSSTVQGRIYQYKVDMSESDVRYSPTFSSLTFTFISPPHTPDPSSGQPLSSSTIQWSWTDNSSGQYQEQGFNLLSSAGVYLATTTAGTVSYTEVGLSPNMLYTRRIRAYNQAGYTDGSLLSTYSGAAPPNVTANKTAGVWYTTGTAITFTNVAGFGAGGVEYYRYAWSDSPSYDFTGNETIWESSTLTSTINVNGTYYLHLRSYNAYGVAGSTAVSGPFYIDGTYPLVDSFAPSSSSWEGTSVSVNLGLSDSGGARLSQYRYNWNTSALTPSLWSDWVALPGANIAVATETYATAGEYYLHVQVEDGAGNRTSRYSGTYKIDKSSPTGSIIINNGATFVATSAVTVTINSTDTQSGLQDYRIQNYPSGEWSGWVANTSTSVSTAWNLESSTGTKTVAVQVRDNVGNTATFTDTIIYDNATKISAPAVGAVATGDSPEEVSTALINAQLLWNAGSEGIGGKPLIFQFDGQDQTIEADGTGSATAEFETPTSYGVYTATVIFQGDGEYASTTTVSAVTVRRRNTFMFGAGKSVNIGETVSLSVTILDGETMSAGLTDKPVWFYFYGSTVSAVSYSGAASADFTAPLSSGVYKATVTFNGDLAYAAKTVYPNVTVNRKVTSISGSNISVARNEPFIPQVTLYYGAATVPDKAIKFTYGTSSGTAITSASGIASMTFTAPSSSGTGSLTAMFAGDTEFVSSTKTLTITVTPRPTSIGAPAVTVQRNDNFSAQATLTDQIAGTAISGAVMTFVYGTDTKTALTSATGLSSAAFTAPAVRGTGNVGVSFAGSAEYSAQSASIGLTIIPRGSTLSMDDMSVTAGYSFDATARLVDTSLPAVAVSGKVLTFFFTNTSKTALTDASGYATVSYYGPSEVGSYAITSSYAGDDLYSASSVEATVTVQTRPTTMV
- a CDS encoding response regulator transcription factor yields the protein MNYNIVLVGCDRDTGEEILSAMKGLRYECMRMITVERELDRLAAFRPDLLVLDLQVPGTAGLFFLDLIRLEPQLRDALVMVLSDDGRFSCMQESFERGADDFLFKPFDRRELNLRVRALLRRRNRCAESGVDGNSLRMKKARRQAYLGEQPLNLTRMEFEILGLLRREKGRTLSRQYLLRHLWGGAEGLRTRALDMHISNLRKKLGKLSCCVETVPGHGYRFAGQAFPEGGTA
- a CDS encoding flagellar motor protein MotB; this translates as MHLEPEQEESNEGMWAITYGDLMSYLMIFFLFLYAFAIQSQSSSVAKEQAQETLSEIQKAFGGEETQVVKKRREENESLEALKDTFVSSDTTRAVEIDSDERFLKLTLKDKIMFQPCEAMLNDDAKKVLHGFAIVAKEMPNDIIVEGHTDNMPPGRKCPFASNWILSMARAYSIIKYLGDDEGIDPSRMSGVGYGEYRPLVPNDSAENMSRNRRIQINIVRQQVF
- a CDS encoding MotA/TolQ/ExbB proton channel family protein, coding for MDVMALLGIICGLGMYSWGIIEGESVSAFLNAHGIVLVIGGTLFATMIYCPPGAFFDVFRAGMRIFFPAKVLSANKAVELAVELGKKARQSGMDSLESDVSAIKDDGFFLRTYHVCLTSADEETARNIIERELIQMAGRHREVLGVFRTLASVSPMMGLMGTVIGIVSVLRNISDPSRVGANMGVAMSTVFYGILLSGLFFNPMGGKLKSRSYLELLSKEIIMEALLTIAYSNMTPSEIERKMVGFLKSRMIRQAVARNA
- a CDS encoding oligosaccharide flippase family protein — translated: MIANFFGRLKYGPVVFWSFAAKGSALVLFYAFQVYLARKAGTSVYGQWNLFYSVFSILAIIANCGINFSSQKHMAQHDGTDRLASVFGSALVLRFCVSAAFMAAWFVLAGPLAAALGRRDLAPFIAAAAPAIFLAGHAEFFKEVFIGLRLIRNNFIINTLEYGLKLVFTIAALRIFAGLLPVVWAFALALLVTVLAGLLLARARIKEPWKFSAGFAGSVAVYALPLLVYEISNTLLSETDTVILGMLKGNHEVGVYSMAKQLLVKAPHLAVAISMGIMPAFARLDHANRAELKKLLHSLLKLNTVISGLLAGAVLIFADAIMSTLFGAAGAASANVLRVMCGYMVFSLFTVYSVSFLRYTGQAGLLAVNMLAAIAADVFLMLLLAPSLGALGAAISVSVSYGVFASLNFIAVHRALR